CTGCTTGGCGAGCGTATTTTCTGGGATCCGGCGACCGACACGCTGACCATTAAAGGCACGCCGCCGAACCTGCGCGATCAGCTGCAGCGCCGCACGTCAGGCAAATAAATGTGAAATGAAAAAGGGCGGAATCTCCGCCCTTAATTTTTGTGCCTGAATGAGAGGCAAAAAAAACGCCGCATAGCGCGGCGTTTTTTCTTCATTGCACTTACGCGCGAACGAAGTCGATGTGGTGCAGTTTCGGTTTGTACGGGTGACGCTGTACAGCCTGAACTTTTACTTTAACTTCTTTGCCATCGATAGCCAGAGTCAGCACTTCGCTGTAGAACTCCGGTTTAGCCTGCATGTTCATCACTTTGTCGTGGTCCAGTTCGATTGCAACCGGAGCCTCGGTGCCACCGTAAACGATAGCCGGGAACTTGTTGGCGTGACGCAGGCGGCGGCTCGCACCCTTACCCTGCTCTTTACGTACTTCAGCGTTGATAGTAAACATTGACATCTCTCTTAATAAAGAAACCTGTTACAGGCGACCCAGCAACAGGCAAATGACTGGCTTTGCGGATGCAAAAGCGGGCGGCATTATAGCTATTCGAGCGCGCAGGGGCAACGAAAACCGCCGCTAACCGCGTAATTCATTGGCGCGGCGGAACCGCCCGTTATAATCGAACACCTTTTCACGCACCTGCCAGTACTGGCCTTTGAGCCTGGCCACCACGAAATCGGGGTGACGCAGCAGCGCCTGCTGGGCGATGATATCGTTAACGGTAATCCAGCGCAGCGGCACGCCCGGCGTGCGGGTGTGCGGGCGAATAAAAAGCTGTTCGAAGGCGGTGCGCTGCGCGGGCGTGTGCAGGCGAAAGCGTTCGCTGACGTCCGCGCCGTCTTCATCGTAATAGGTCACTTTCAGCCATTCGCCTTTCTCATCGGCGCCCGGCTGAAGTTGCATCCCGCCGCAGCGCAGCACCAGCGCGTCTTTAAGCTTCAGCGCCGCTTTCAGCATGTCGTCCGGGTCCACCAGCACGTTGTCGCATTCGCGGCAGCGCCGCGCGGCGATATCGTTTTCCGCGTTGCAGTGCGGGCAGTTTTTAAAACGAAAGCGGTAGTCGCACTGTTCGCGGTGGCCCTCGTCATCTTCGAACCAGCCCTGACAGCGGCGGCCGAAATGTTCGATCAGCGTGCCGTCCGCCGTGGTTTTGCCCCAGAAGGTATTAGCGAAACCGCAGGCGGGGCAGAAGACCTGCACCGGTACGTTGTCGCTTTTGCCCTTCGGCGCGCCCACTTCAGGCGCGTAGAGATCGTGCGGGTTGCCCGCGTAATCAAGGATCAGGCAATCTTTTTTGCCCGGTGACAATCGCAGCCCGCGCCCGACAATCTGCTGATAGAGGCTGACCGATTCAGTCGGGCGCAGAATAGCGATGAGATCCACATGTGGCGCGTCAAAGCCGGTGGTGAGTACCGCCACGTTGACGAGAAAACGCAGTTGCTGAGCTTTAAACGCCTCAATGATCGCGTCGCGTTCGCGTCCTGGCGTTTCGCCGGTGATAAGCGCCGCTTCGCCCGCAGGCAGCAGGCCGGTGATTTCACGCGCGTGCTCGACGGTCGCGGCGAAAATCATCGCGCCGCGGCGGTCAGCGGCGAATTCGACTATCTGGCTTACGATATGCGGCGTGATGCGCTGCTGTTGTTTCAGCTCGCGGTTAAGGTCAGCCTCGCTGAACAGCCCGTTGCTCTGGGCCTGCAAACGGCTGAAATCATATTGCACGACAGGCATATCAAGACGCTCCGGCGGCGTCAGGTAACCGTGTTTAATCATGTAGCGCAGCGGCAGCTCGTAAATGCAGTCGCGAAACAGCGCTTTTTCATCGCCGCGCACCATGCCGTGATAATGGAACTGGTAAATCCAGCCTTTGCCGAGGCGAAACGGTGTCGCGGTCAGCCCCAGTAAGCGCAGGCGCGGGTTCTGCTTACGCAGGTGCGTAAGAATTTGCTGATACTGGCTGTCGTCGTCATCGCTGATGCGATGGCACTCATCGACAATCACCAGCGAGAATTCTCCCTGAAAATGGTCGAGGTTCCGCGCCACCGACTGCACGCTGCCGAACACGACCTTGCCATGGCTCTCTTTGCGCGCGAGACCGGCCGCGTAAATATCCGCCTCAAGCCCGAGCGCCAGATATTTGGCATGGTTTTGCGCCACCAGCTCTTTTACGTGGGCGAGCACCAGCACGCGGCCGCGCGCGAGCCGCGCCAGTTCGGCGATAACCAGGCTTTTGCCTGCGCCGGTCGGCAGAACGATCGCCGCTGGCGCGTCGTGGCGGCGAAAATGGTTAAGGGTGGCATCCACCGCTTCGCGCTGGTAGGGACGTAAAGTAAAGGACATGGGGCCTGCAGAAATAGGGATCACGCTAATATTATGCCACGAATCATTTTCATCTTGTGAGCGGGCCATTGCCCGTTATACTGACGGCTCTGATTCCGCTTCAAGAAC
The genomic region above belongs to Cronobacter malonaticus LMG 23826 and contains:
- the rplY gene encoding 50S ribosomal protein L25, which codes for MFTINAEVRKEQGKGASRRLRHANKFPAIVYGGTEAPVAIELDHDKVMNMQAKPEFYSEVLTLAIDGKEVKVKVQAVQRHPYKPKLHHIDFVRA
- a CDS encoding DEAD/DEAH box helicase, with product MSFTLRPYQREAVDATLNHFRRHDAPAAIVLPTGAGKSLVIAELARLARGRVLVLAHVKELVAQNHAKYLALGLEADIYAAGLARKESHGKVVFGSVQSVARNLDHFQGEFSLVIVDECHRISDDDDSQYQQILTHLRKQNPRLRLLGLTATPFRLGKGWIYQFHYHGMVRGDEKALFRDCIYELPLRYMIKHGYLTPPERLDMPVVQYDFSRLQAQSNGLFSEADLNRELKQQQRITPHIVSQIVEFAADRRGAMIFAATVEHAREITGLLPAGEAALITGETPGRERDAIIEAFKAQQLRFLVNVAVLTTGFDAPHVDLIAILRPTESVSLYQQIVGRGLRLSPGKKDCLILDYAGNPHDLYAPEVGAPKGKSDNVPVQVFCPACGFANTFWGKTTADGTLIEHFGRRCQGWFEDDEGHREQCDYRFRFKNCPHCNAENDIAARRCRECDNVLVDPDDMLKAALKLKDALVLRCGGMQLQPGADEKGEWLKVTYYDEDGADVSERFRLHTPAQRTAFEQLFIRPHTRTPGVPLRWITVNDIIAQQALLRHPDFVVARLKGQYWQVREKVFDYNGRFRRANELRG